In a genomic window of Mucilaginibacter sp. KACC 22063:
- a CDS encoding response regulator, which translates to MNILLIEDESKVAAFIKKGLEEQLHNVTLAYDGLMGVKLALENDFDLVILDVVLPYTSGFEVCKQIRQFKMELPILMLSALGTVTDKVTGLENGADDYLTKPFHFEELLARINALDRRRNKVLPGTYFEIEDLRMDCYRKTVTRAGNLIMLTVKEFTLLETLMFNKNRVLSRAYIAEAVWGINFNRGTNLIDVYINYLRTKIDKGYPKQLIHTIVGMGYMIRD; encoded by the coding sequence ATGAATATTCTTTTGATAGAAGATGAGTCAAAAGTAGCGGCCTTCATTAAAAAAGGTTTAGAAGAGCAGCTTCATAACGTCACTTTAGCTTATGATGGCTTAATGGGAGTTAAGCTGGCTTTAGAGAATGATTTTGACCTTGTTATTTTAGATGTAGTACTCCCGTATACAAGCGGCTTTGAGGTTTGTAAACAGATACGGCAGTTTAAAATGGAACTCCCTATCCTGATGTTAAGTGCTTTAGGCACTGTTACAGATAAAGTGACAGGACTTGAAAATGGCGCTGACGATTATCTAACCAAGCCTTTCCATTTTGAAGAACTGCTTGCCCGTATCAATGCTTTAGACCGCCGCAGAAACAAAGTATTGCCTGGTACTTACTTTGAGATTGAAGATCTGCGTATGGATTGCTATCGCAAAACTGTTACCCGCGCCGGTAATTTAATTATGCTTACGGTAAAGGAGTTTACGCTGCTGGAAACCTTAATGTTCAATAAAAATAGGGTGCTGTCAAGGGCTTACATTGCCGAAGCTGTTTGGGGTATCAACTTTAACAGGGGTACCAACCTGATAGATGTATACATCAATTATCTGCGTACCAAGATCGACAAAGGCTATCCTAAGCAATTGATCCATACTATAGTGGGC